TAGATGCGAATGCCAAACGCTCCCGCCGCCTGCGCTGCGGTGCGTGGATCGATGGAGCCGCGATTGTTTTCGCCGTCCGTCAGCAGCACCATCACGCGCGAACGTCCTGGCGAATTGCGCAGCCGGTTGGCCGCCGTGGCAATGGCGGTGCCAATGGCCGTGCCGTCTTCGAGTTGACCGATCTGCAGGTTGTCGATGGCCGCGAGCACCACCGGGTAGTCGGTGGTAAGCGGCACCTGCGTCAGCGCCTCACCGGAGAACGCCACGAGACCCACGCGGTCGCTGGTGCGGCCCATGACAAATCGTTTGACCTTGTCCTTGGCCACCTCCATGCGGTTCTGCGGCTGAAAGTCCTCCGCCAGCATGGAGCTGCTGATGTCCACGGTCATGACGATATCAATACCGTCACTGTTCACCCGCTCGGCACGCGCGCCCGAGCGCGGCTGCGCGACGGCAAGCACCACACCCGTGAGGGCGAGTGCACGCAGCCACGGAATCCAGCGCGCACCACGCAGCACGGGACGCGGCCCGCGCGCGAGCACGCCGGCACGCGAGAAGGGAATGGTGGCCTGACCTGATTCACGGCGCCGCAGGGTCCACAACCACAGCCAGAGCAGCGGCAGCAGGAGCAGGGCCTCGGGATGCGCGAGGTTGATGCCCGCGACAGTCACGAAGCCGCTGCGTGCGGCCCACCAGTCGGCGAACGGCAACGCCGCGAACCACTCCAAGAGCGCGCCCATCAGTGCTGACCCATCAGTGTTCACCCATCAGGGCACACCTGCCGGCGGACCGCGGCGATCGCTGCGTGTTGTCACCGACGCACGTCGAGCGGCCTCCTCGGCGGCCCGACGTTCGGCATCGGCGGCGCGGGCCGCGGCATCGGCCGCTGCACGCGCGGCTTCACGGGTGGCACGCTCGCTGGCCTCGATGTGCTCCACAATCGCGCGCGCTTCACCGGCCAGACGCCGAGCGCGCTCGGCACTCACGGGATGCGCCGCGAACTTGATGATGTCGACGTCGGCCAGCAGCGAGTACAGACGGTCGTGTGGCACATGCGGATTGGGCGCCACGGCTTCCAGTACTTCACCACTGGTGAGTGCCAGATGCGCCGCCGGTACTCGCGCCTCGAGATACCAGCGCAGCACATCAACTGCGAGGGCGGTCCAGCGTCCGGTTTCACCGGCGTCGGCCAGACTCAGGCGATCCAGCCGATCGAATTCGTGCAGGGCCCGCGCGTACGGATCCAGCAGCGGCGCGGCGGGTGCCGCCACCTTGCGGCGCTTGTGGCGTCGCCAGAGCCAGGCCAGCAGCGCCAGTGCTGCCAGAACCAGCAGGGCCGGCCACCAGCGCTCCCACCATGGCACCTCGCGCAGGTAGAGATCGCGCGCGGGCTTGGGCACATGCAGGGTGCTGTCGCCGGGCAACACGCTGCGTACGAACACGCGCGCATCGCTGAGTGGCACACGCAGACTGCTGCTGCCCACACGCACCGTGACATCGGACAAGCCAATGGGCACCCGCCCCACATCCCACGCGGAGAGCGTGTACTCGGCACGCTCGCGGCGTGTGCCGAGTTTGGTGCCTTCGTCCACAATGCGCAGCGGCGCGCGCATGTTGACCACGGCGGTGCTGTCCTTGATTTGCGGCCATTCCACGGTGGCACCGGCCGGAACGGCCACGGTGACCACGAACACGAAGGGGTCACCCACCTCCACCGTGTCAGGCCGCAGCAACGTACCGGCCTGTATGCGCGGCGGCTGCACACGCAACGCGGTGTTCATGGCCGCCCCTCGCCGTTCCAACCATAGCGCGAGGCGGCATCACCCAGCGTGCCGCGCGGGCCGGTGCGCACTGCGCCGTGCGGACGGCGCGAGCGCGCACGGAAGAAGGCCAGCAGCGCATCCACGTACCCGTGCTCGGTGTGCACGATGATCTCGTCGAGGCCCAGGCGGCCAAACAGACGACGGCGCGCCTCTTCGGCATCGGCCACCCGTTTGGCAAAGGCCGCGCGTACGAGTGGATGCGAGGTATCGACTTCGACAATCTCACCCGACTCGGGATCTTCAAGGCGCGCCGGTCCGATGTCGGGCAGATGCCGCTCCGCCGGATCTTCAAGCGTGATGGCAATGACGTCGTGTCGCTGCGCGAGACGCGCGAGCGGCTTCTCGGCGTCTTCCGTGAGGAAGTCCGACGCGAGAAACACCACCGAGCGATGCGGCAAGAGACGCATGAGCCGATCAACCGCCGCCGCCATGGACGTGCCACGTCCCTCGGGCTCTACGGACAGGAGATCGCGAATGAGTCGCAACGCGTGCTTGCGCCCCTTGCGCGCAGGCAGCGCGTGCTCCACCTGATCGGTGAAGAGCATGAGGCCCACCCGATCGTTGTTGCGCACGGCGGCCAGTGACAGCACACCGGCCAGTTCCACCGCGAGATCGTGCTTGAAGCGTGCACGAGTACCGAAGCGCGCTGAGCCCGAAAGGTCGATGGCGAGCATGACCGTGAGCTCGCGCTCCTCGACGTAGCGCTTGACGAAGGGCTTGCCCATGCGCGCCGACACGTTCCAGTCAATCGAGCGCACTTCATCGCCAGGCTGATACTCGCGCACCTCGGCGAACTCCATGCCCTGCCCCTTGAACAGCGAGCGATACTCTCCGGCAAAGCGCGAGTCCACCAGGCGACGCGTGCGCACTTCAATGCGTCGAACCTGGCGCAGCACCTCGGCCGAAGCGATCGCCGTCAGGCTCACGGCGCCTCGACGACCGCCAGCAGGCGCGAGACGATGGTGTCGCTGGTCACGCCCTCGGCGTCGGCTTCGAACGACGTGAGCACACGATGCCGGAGCACGTCGGGGGCGATGCTCTTGACGTCATCGGGGGTGACAAACGCGCGACCACGCAGAAACGCGTGCGCACGCGCCGCCTGGCCGAGCGCGATGGTGGCGCGTGGCGAGGCACCGAACTCAATGAGCGGACGCAGGTCGGCGGCGCCCATTTCCTCGGGATGACGCGTGGCGTGCACCAGTTCGACGATATAGTCGACGATGCGCTCGTCCATGTACAGCTCACTGATGCGATGCCGTGCGTCGAGAATGGCGTCGGGTGAGGCCACCGGGGCAATGGACACACGATCACCGCCGGCCATGCGACGCAGTATTTCCTTTTCTTCGGCGCGGGTGGGGTAGCCCACGCGCAGCTTCATCATGAAGCGGTCCACCTGGGCTTCAGGCAGCGGATAGGTGCCTTCCTGCTCGATGGGGTTCTGCGTGGCCAGCACGAGGAAGGGCTCGGCCAAACGGTAGGTGGTGCCACCGATGGTGACCTGCTTTTCCTGCATGGCCTCGAGCAGCGCCGCCTGCACCTTGGCCGGCGCGCGATTGATTTCGTCGGCGAGGATGATGTTGGCGAAGATGGGGCCGTGCTTGACGCGGAACTCGCCCGTGGGCTGATCGAAGATCTGGGTGCCCACCACATCGGCAGGCAGCAGGTCGGGCGTGAACTGAATGCGCTGGAAGGTGGTGCGCACCGTCTCCGCGAGTGTGCGCACGGTGAGGGTCTTGGCGAGACCGGGCACACCTTCGAGCAGCACGTGGCCACCGGTGAGCAGGCAGATGAGCAGCCGCTCCACCATGTATTCCTGTCCAACAATGCGGCGCGCCACTTCACGCAGCACGCCCTGTACCAGGGCCGCGTCCTGCGAGGCGGCAACACTTTGGGTGACGTGTGAGGTCACGTGTGCTGTACTCCCAGCCGATGTGTCAGCTATACGAACAGAGGTGAATTCCGCGATACATCCCGATATGGACGTCGGCCCGAACTGCCGCACGACCTTGCGAGTGATCGCAGGACCGTTTGCAGCATACCCGACAGACCGGCTCGTTGCTCCAACACTGCCCAACCCCACCGTGCTCGCCAATGGTCACCCGTTCGCGGTGGCCTTTGGCGTTTCGCCCGGGCGTCACCCGGACGCGATCACGGCTTCC
This region of Gemmatimonas sp. UBA7669 genomic DNA includes:
- a CDS encoding VWA domain-containing protein, coding for MGALLEWFAALPFADWWAARSGFVTVAGINLAHPEALLLLPLLWLWLWTLRRRESGQATIPFSRAGVLARGPRPVLRGARWIPWLRALALTGVVLAVAQPRSGARAERVNSDGIDIVMTVDISSSMLAEDFQPQNRMEVAKDKVKRFVMGRTSDRVGLVAFSGEALTQVPLTTDYPVVLAAIDNLQIGQLEDGTAIGTAIATAANRLRNSPGRSRVMVLLTDGENNRGSIDPRTAAQAAGAFGIRIYTIGVGTEGMAAVPVGRGLFGLRYENRPVKIDEPLLTEIANSTGGKYFRARDAAALQTIYEQIDRLERSSVEAKAYIRYTEQYRWPLLFGTLVLLAELWLRARRGILP
- a CDS encoding DUF58 domain-containing protein; protein product: MSLTAIASAEVLRQVRRIEVRTRRLVDSRFAGEYRSLFKGQGMEFAEVREYQPGDEVRSIDWNVSARMGKPFVKRYVEERELTVMLAIDLSGSARFGTRARFKHDLAVELAGVLSLAAVRNNDRVGLMLFTDQVEHALPARKGRKHALRLIRDLLSVEPEGRGTSMAAAVDRLMRLLPHRSVVFLASDFLTEDAEKPLARLAQRHDVIAITLEDPAERHLPDIGPARLEDPESGEIVEVDTSHPLVRAAFAKRVADAEEARRRLFGRLGLDEIIVHTEHGYVDALLAFFRARSRRPHGAVRTGPRGTLGDAASRYGWNGEGRP
- a CDS encoding AAA family ATPase, with the translated sequence MTSHVTQSVAASQDAALVQGVLREVARRIVGQEYMVERLLICLLTGGHVLLEGVPGLAKTLTVRTLAETVRTTFQRIQFTPDLLPADVVGTQIFDQPTGEFRVKHGPIFANIILADEINRAPAKVQAALLEAMQEKQVTIGGTTYRLAEPFLVLATQNPIEQEGTYPLPEAQVDRFMMKLRVGYPTRAEEKEILRRMAGGDRVSIAPVASPDAILDARHRISELYMDERIVDYIVELVHATRHPEEMGAADLRPLIEFGASPRATIALGQAARAHAFLRGRAFVTPDDVKSIAPDVLRHRVLTSFEADAEGVTSDTIVSRLLAVVEAP